Proteins co-encoded in one Sulfuricaulis limicola genomic window:
- a CDS encoding type IV toxin-antitoxin system AbiEi family antitoxin domain-containing protein, producing the protein MGKAETRFLAKIAGRATFTIEAARDALAYARAGSAQKFLERLQEKGWIKRVRRGRFAVIPLSSGEGRTPQLHEFIVAMELVTPAAIAYWSALNHHGLTEQLPRAVFIATDHPVRRPPKQVLGVNYKLISLKPAKFFGVVKDWIDEQPFQVTDKEKTIVDGLDLPQYVGGVDEIAKALAGNWSELDETKLRHYAGKIGNSAVAKRLGFLLETLKLGDPEALRKAVSIAPGFSPLDPTLPKRGKYNRRWGLLVNIETRAAFSIWPPYGCV; encoded by the coding sequence TTGGGAAAGGCCGAAACGCGTTTCCTGGCCAAAATCGCCGGACGCGCCACCTTTACGATCGAGGCCGCCAGGGATGCCTTGGCGTACGCGCGCGCGGGCTCGGCCCAAAAATTCCTGGAACGGCTTCAAGAGAAGGGGTGGATTAAACGGGTACGCCGCGGACGCTTCGCTGTCATCCCGCTTTCCTCCGGCGAAGGCCGCACTCCGCAGTTACATGAATTCATCGTGGCCATGGAACTGGTCACGCCAGCGGCAATCGCCTACTGGTCGGCGCTCAACCATCACGGCCTGACCGAGCAATTGCCCCGCGCGGTATTCATCGCCACCGATCACCCCGTGCGCCGGCCCCCGAAGCAGGTGCTGGGGGTCAATTACAAGCTCATCTCACTCAAGCCCGCCAAGTTTTTCGGCGTGGTGAAGGACTGGATCGATGAGCAGCCGTTTCAGGTGACGGACAAGGAAAAAACCATCGTTGATGGTCTGGACCTTCCGCAGTACGTGGGCGGGGTGGATGAAATCGCCAAGGCGCTCGCCGGCAACTGGTCGGAGCTCGATGAAACGAAGTTACGCCACTACGCCGGCAAGATCGGCAACAGCGCCGTCGCCAAGCGCCTGGGCTTCTTGCTGGAGACGCTCAAGCTCGGCGACCCCGAGGCGCTGCGCAAGGCCGTGTCCATCGCGCCCGGATTCTCGCCCCTGGACCCCACGCTGCCCAAGCGCGGCAAGTACAACCGCCGCTGGGGGCTGCTCGTGAACATTGAGACAAGGGCAGCCTTTAGCATTTGGCCTCCGTATGGGTGTGTATAA
- a CDS encoding type IV toxin-antitoxin system AbiEi family antitoxin domain-containing protein: MTAASTTTKQVLKLAEQMGVLRVRDLTSRGIHPEYLRRLYRQGLLMRTGRGLYVAADAEISAHHGLAQACKRVPHGVICLLSALQFHELGTQIPHAIWMAVDRRAARPRMDYPPLRIVRFSGQALTAGIEEHKIEGVRVRVYSPAKTVADCFKYRNKIGLDVALEALRECWRARRCTMDELWRCAKICRVQNVMQPYLEAMVA, from the coding sequence GTGACCGCGGCCTCGACAACGACAAAACAGGTCCTCAAGCTCGCTGAACAAATGGGGGTCCTCCGGGTCCGCGACCTGACTTCACGGGGGATTCACCCGGAGTACCTGCGTCGGCTGTATCGCCAGGGACTACTCATGCGTACCGGGCGCGGCCTCTACGTCGCGGCCGACGCTGAGATTTCGGCGCACCACGGTCTGGCGCAGGCCTGCAAGCGGGTGCCGCATGGGGTAATCTGCCTGCTGTCCGCGCTCCAGTTTCATGAGCTGGGTACCCAGATCCCGCACGCGATATGGATGGCGGTAGACCGCCGGGCCGCGCGCCCACGCATGGATTACCCGCCGCTGCGCATCGTGCGGTTTTCCGGCCAGGCGCTGACCGCCGGTATCGAAGAACATAAGATCGAGGGCGTCCGGGTACGGGTCTACAGCCCGGCGAAAACCGTGGCCGACTGCTTCAAGTACCGCAACAAGATCGGGCTCGACGTCGCGCTCGAAGCGCTACGCGAATGCTGGCGCGCGCGCCGCTGTACGATGGATGAGCTTTGGCGCTGCGCGAAGATCTGCCGCGTGCAGAATGTGATGCAGCCGTACCTGGAGGCGATGGTCGCGTGA
- a CDS encoding ATP-binding protein — MGEVTGKREVVTLDGTPDKRMFWSIISDYDVQTALCELIDNAIDQWMGTKLRAPLAVELVLDADRQLISVEDNAGGIGKSDLRMLIAPGSSRNDPSAATIGIFGVGSKRAVVALAENVVIKTHRKGDSTFQIDVTSDWLESPNWDIPAYEIPSIPAGVTSIDLLALRKTFSDSDVQSLKRHLGETYAWFLKQKDCSISVNGDVIKAIGFETWAYPPSFEPQRAIFDVDLSGSGKIKVDMTVGLIRDRDPEADNYGVYFYCNHRLIVKELKVREVGYFVTSEAGVPHPDASLCRAIIRLDGEARLMPWNSSKTGINYSHPLFHAIRPGLLQLVTQFSSLSRRLKDDWEEKVFKFTKGAVQQADETAVAQGKKLVLPPLPKVNKPHVESLKARNEGKIADQPWTLGLVEAVAAVTILNRQKLETKNRISLILLDSSFEIALKEFVVHRTDLFPPKQFSDTKIKQLFERRNDVITAVTSKVNIPKKLLDKAKHYYGLRNKLIHERATVDVTDSDVENYDSTIREMLHILFGLDL, encoded by the coding sequence ATGGGTGAAGTTACCGGTAAAAGAGAAGTCGTAACGCTCGATGGTACACCAGACAAGAGAATGTTCTGGTCGATCATTAGCGATTATGACGTTCAAACTGCGCTTTGTGAATTGATCGATAACGCAATCGATCAATGGATGGGAACAAAACTCCGGGCGCCTTTAGCTGTTGAGCTGGTCCTTGATGCAGATCGACAACTTATTTCAGTTGAAGACAATGCAGGTGGCATAGGTAAGTCAGACTTACGGATGCTAATCGCTCCTGGAAGCAGCAGAAACGATCCATCCGCAGCAACCATCGGTATATTTGGTGTTGGGAGCAAGCGTGCTGTTGTTGCTCTTGCAGAGAACGTAGTAATCAAGACACATCGAAAAGGAGACAGTACCTTTCAGATTGATGTAACAAGCGACTGGCTTGAATCCCCGAACTGGGATATACCAGCTTACGAAATACCAAGCATACCTGCCGGTGTTACGTCTATTGATTTATTAGCTCTCCGTAAAACGTTTTCTGATTCTGATGTTCAAAGTTTGAAACGCCATCTTGGTGAGACATACGCATGGTTTCTTAAACAAAAAGATTGTTCAATTTCTGTTAATGGCGATGTAATTAAGGCAATAGGTTTTGAGACTTGGGCGTATCCGCCTAGTTTTGAGCCCCAGCGCGCAATCTTTGATGTTGACCTTTCTGGATCTGGAAAAATCAAAGTCGATATGACCGTAGGTCTAATTAGGGACCGTGACCCCGAAGCAGACAACTACGGGGTATATTTCTACTGCAATCATCGCCTTATTGTTAAAGAACTCAAAGTTCGGGAAGTGGGATACTTTGTTACGTCGGAGGCAGGTGTTCCACATCCCGACGCGTCACTTTGCCGAGCAATAATCAGATTGGATGGAGAAGCTAGGCTGATGCCATGGAACAGTAGCAAGACAGGTATCAACTATAGTCATCCGCTCTTTCATGCCATTCGACCTGGGTTGCTCCAGCTCGTTACCCAGTTTAGTTCGCTCTCTCGTCGTCTTAAGGATGACTGGGAAGAGAAGGTTTTTAAGTTCACCAAAGGCGCAGTCCAACAAGCTGATGAGACCGCGGTTGCTCAGGGAAAGAAGCTTGTTTTACCTCCTCTGCCAAAAGTAAATAAACCTCATGTTGAATCTCTCAAAGCGAGAAATGAGGGAAAGATTGCAGATCAGCCTTGGACCCTTGGTTTAGTAGAGGCGGTTGCTGCCGTCACGATCTTGAATCGTCAGAAACTCGAAACCAAAAACCGAATTTCATTGATATTGCTTGATAGCAGTTTCGAGATTGCGTTAAAAGAATTTGTTGTACATCGCACAGATCTGTTTCCGCCAAAACAGTTCTCGGATACGAAGATTAAACAATTATTCGAACGAAGAAATGACGTGATTACTGCGGTGACAAGCAAGGTGAACATTCCAAAGAAACTTCTCGACAAGGCCAAGCATTATTATGGGTTGCGCAATAAGTTAATTCATGAGCGAGCGACGGTTGATGTTACGGACTCAGATGTCGAAAACTACGACAGCACAATTCGCGAAATGTTACATATCCTTTTTGGCCTAGATCTTTGA
- a CDS encoding N-6 DNA methylase has translation MEKQVKSKQRVADHGEVFTPAWMVEAMLDLVKGETERIDSRFLEPACGSGNFLKRILQRKLAAVELKFGKSDFEKQHYALLALMCSYGIELLPDNIAECRANMLEILADYLKIEEANDLYRAASYVLSQNLVHGDALKMRASDGQPITFAEWGYLGKGKFQRRDFRLDVLTGASAYSREGDLFTNLGKHEIFTPTKTYPPMTVRQLACAAIGDAPKETV, from the coding sequence ATGGAAAAGCAGGTCAAATCAAAACAGCGGGTCGCCGACCACGGGGAGGTATTTACTCCCGCGTGGATGGTCGAGGCGATGCTCGACCTCGTCAAGGGCGAGACCGAGCGCATTGACTCTCGCTTCCTGGAGCCGGCGTGCGGGAGCGGGAACTTCCTTAAGCGGATCCTGCAGCGTAAGCTCGCCGCCGTCGAACTCAAGTTCGGAAAGTCCGACTTCGAAAAGCAGCACTACGCCCTTCTCGCGCTGATGTGCTCATACGGGATTGAGCTCTTGCCGGACAACATTGCCGAGTGCCGCGCGAACATGCTGGAGATTCTCGCCGACTACCTGAAGATCGAGGAGGCGAATGACCTGTATCGAGCCGCTTCCTACGTGCTGTCGCAGAACCTCGTACACGGTGACGCTCTGAAGATGCGCGCCAGCGATGGCCAGCCGATCACCTTTGCTGAATGGGGCTACCTCGGGAAGGGGAAGTTCCAGCGTCGCGACTTCCGTTTGGACGTGCTGACGGGGGCGTCAGCATATAGCCGGGAGGGCGACCTCTTTACCAACTTGGGCAAGCACGAGATCTTCACGCCGACCAAGACCTACCCGCCGATGACGGTACGCCAGCTTGCCTGCGCGGCGATCGGCGATGCCCCGAAGGAAACCGTATGA
- a CDS encoding Eco57I restriction-modification methylase domain-containing protein, with the protein MNGQASFSLRGRNPDVLTCIANLSNDEVFTPPEFANRMLDTLAEAWAADNNGADIWADSSVTFLDPCTKSGVFLREITSRLTKGLAAKIPNLEDRVNHILTKQVFGIGITYLTSLLARRSVYCSKHANGPHSIAKSFASDDGNIWFERTEHTWVDGRCEYCGASQKTLDRGEGLETHAYAFIHTDDIKSRVTELLGGNMQFDVIIGNPPYQLSDEGFGTSAAPIYQHFVEQAKALEPRYLSMIIPARWFAGGKGLDEFRESMLNDNRLRSIDDFLSASDVFPGVGLKGGVCYFLWERDNPGQCRVATHFKDWPLSTASRPLLEEGADVFIRFNESLSILKKVTAAENDNTTSLSLPENKRFDQLVSSRKPFGLETTFKGKVAKRTGDVLVYQNGGTGYVARKSVSTGTELIDKWKIYVGRAAPGTGNRDTYPHKIISTPFVGEPGSISSETYLCIGPFDSKSEAESALSYLCCRLTRLLILLHKPSQDTTRKVYTFVPTQEWTRRWTDEDLYAKYGITVSEIAFIEKVIRPMDLSGPTEDE; encoded by the coding sequence ATGAACGGCCAGGCAAGCTTTTCACTCCGCGGACGCAACCCGGATGTATTGACCTGCATTGCAAACCTTTCGAACGATGAAGTGTTCACGCCCCCCGAGTTCGCCAACAGGATGCTGGATACCCTCGCCGAGGCGTGGGCGGCCGACAACAACGGCGCGGATATATGGGCAGACAGTTCGGTGACGTTCCTTGACCCGTGCACGAAGTCGGGCGTGTTCCTCCGTGAGATCACCAGCCGCCTCACCAAAGGCCTGGCAGCCAAAATTCCGAACCTTGAAGATCGCGTCAATCACATCCTGACCAAGCAGGTGTTCGGTATCGGCATCACGTATCTCACCAGCCTGCTGGCGCGCCGGAGCGTGTATTGCTCGAAGCATGCCAATGGCCCGCACTCCATTGCCAAGTCCTTCGCCAGCGATGACGGCAACATCTGGTTCGAGCGCACCGAGCACACGTGGGTCGATGGCAGGTGCGAGTACTGTGGCGCAAGCCAAAAGACCCTCGACCGGGGGGAAGGCCTCGAAACCCACGCGTATGCGTTCATCCACACCGACGACATAAAGTCTCGGGTGACCGAGTTGTTAGGAGGCAATATGCAGTTTGACGTAATCATAGGGAACCCACCGTATCAACTAAGCGATGAAGGCTTTGGAACGAGCGCAGCGCCCATTTATCAGCATTTCGTAGAGCAAGCAAAGGCGTTGGAGCCTCGCTACCTATCGATGATTATTCCTGCCCGTTGGTTCGCAGGTGGCAAGGGGCTGGATGAGTTTAGGGAGTCCATGCTTAACGACAATCGCCTGCGTTCAATTGACGACTTTCTGAGCGCCTCGGACGTCTTCCCGGGAGTTGGCCTTAAGGGCGGCGTTTGTTACTTCCTCTGGGAACGGGACAATCCTGGACAGTGCCGCGTTGCCACTCATTTCAAGGACTGGCCTCTCTCTACGGCCAGTCGTCCGCTTCTTGAAGAGGGCGCGGACGTGTTCATCCGCTTCAATGAAAGCCTGTCGATTCTCAAGAAAGTAACGGCTGCTGAGAACGACAATACTACCTCACTGTCGCTGCCTGAAAATAAGCGTTTCGATCAACTTGTTAGTTCCAGAAAGCCGTTCGGGCTTGAGACGACGTTCAAGGGCAAGGTCGCCAAGCGTACTGGTGACGTACTGGTCTATCAGAACGGCGGTACGGGATATGTCGCCAGAAAATCGGTGTCGACTGGCACTGAACTCATCGACAAGTGGAAGATTTACGTTGGCCGGGCTGCTCCGGGAACTGGCAACAGAGACACCTATCCGCACAAAATCATCAGCACACCATTCGTCGGGGAGCCGGGTAGCATTTCCTCAGAGACCTATCTCTGCATCGGCCCGTTCGACTCGAAGAGTGAGGCAGAAAGTGCCTTGTCCTATCTCTGCTGTCGGTTGACGCGTCTCTTGATTCTCCTGCATAAGCCATCCCAAGACACCACGCGCAAGGTCTACACTTTCGTACCAACCCAAGAGTGGACGAGGAGATGGACGGATGAGGATCTCTACGCGAAATATGGCATCACCGTCAGTGAAATCGCGTTCATCGAGAAGGTTATCCGCCCGATGGATCTGAGCGGACCCACTGAGGATGAGTAA
- a CDS encoding DEAD/DEAH box helicase family protein — MSKTIEEILAPKPEARPRIYAYSIDDKAHQGLLKVGQTTRDVKQRIAEQVKTAAIKNYKIELDESAERDDGSIFTDHHVRAALIKKGFANTELEWMQCSVAVVRTVLTEIRTGKQVTGTHHETFPMRREQVEAVNKTHAYFHSIWNEDMNAVPRFLWNAKMRFGKTFTTYQLAKKLGAKRVLVVTFKPAVEDAWQTDLESHVDFDGWQYLSRNSDRNPTKIDRKKPVVYFGSFQDLLGRDEVGNIKPKNEWLHKVKWDLVVFDEYHFGAWRETAKELFEGEDTAVAVKEAKLEYAADLEEVNEDLTVLSVKEAEFLPITTKAYLYLSGTPFKALATGEFIEEQIFNWTYTDEQRAKEKFAAKNPGKWNPYGALPQMRLLTYQMPDELLAIASAGEFDEFDLNEFFAASGTGKSAQFKHKSDVQKWLEIIRGSYTPQVAEHLKTGTRPPFPYSDIRLLPYLQHALWFLPNVAACHAMANLLAEKHNTFWRDYKVIIAAGASAGIGLSALPPVRSAIGSGFETKTITLSCGKLTTGVTVPHWSSILMLRNLKSPETYFQAAFRVQSPWSIKNPNGDNPNEEEILKPVCFVFDFAPTRALRQLSEYGIGLSPSESNPENAVKDLVSFLPVLAYDGANMTQIDAGGILDIAMAGTSATLLARKWESALLVNVDNDTLRRILDNPEAMAAVERIEGWRSLGDNIIETIINKSEKVKELKNKAKDTDLSAKQKKQLTDEEKEYKSKRKLVQEKLIKFATRIPAFMYLTDFRENKLQDVITKLEPDLFLAVTGLTVKDFHLLVRLRVFNTEQMNQAVFAFRRYEDASLRYTGIESHEGLLHYGLYDTVVARN; from the coding sequence ATGAGTAAGACCATCGAGGAGATCCTTGCGCCGAAGCCAGAGGCTCGACCGCGCATCTACGCCTACTCCATTGACGACAAGGCGCACCAGGGTCTCCTCAAGGTGGGGCAGACGACGCGCGATGTGAAGCAGCGTATCGCCGAGCAGGTCAAGACCGCCGCCATCAAGAATTACAAGATCGAGCTGGACGAGTCCGCCGAGCGTGACGATGGCTCGATCTTCACTGATCATCACGTGCGCGCGGCGCTTATCAAGAAGGGCTTCGCAAACACCGAGTTGGAATGGATGCAGTGCTCGGTCGCCGTGGTGCGGACCGTGCTCACCGAGATCCGCACCGGAAAGCAAGTCACCGGCACGCATCATGAGACGTTCCCGATGCGTCGGGAGCAGGTCGAGGCTGTGAACAAGACGCACGCCTACTTTCACTCGATCTGGAATGAGGATATGAACGCAGTCCCGCGCTTCCTCTGGAACGCGAAGATGCGCTTCGGCAAGACTTTCACCACGTACCAGTTGGCCAAGAAACTCGGCGCCAAGCGAGTGCTCGTGGTGACCTTCAAGCCCGCGGTCGAGGATGCGTGGCAGACAGACCTCGAATCTCACGTGGACTTCGATGGGTGGCAGTACCTCTCTCGCAACTCCGACAGGAATCCCACCAAGATCGACCGCAAGAAGCCGGTGGTCTATTTCGGTTCGTTCCAGGACCTCCTTGGCCGCGACGAGGTGGGGAACATCAAGCCCAAGAACGAATGGCTGCACAAGGTGAAGTGGGACCTCGTGGTCTTCGACGAATACCACTTCGGCGCATGGCGGGAAACGGCAAAAGAGCTGTTCGAGGGCGAGGACACGGCGGTGGCCGTGAAGGAGGCGAAGCTCGAATACGCCGCCGACCTGGAGGAGGTGAACGAAGACCTCACCGTGCTCTCGGTGAAAGAGGCCGAGTTCCTTCCGATCACGACCAAAGCCTATCTTTACCTCTCCGGCACGCCGTTCAAGGCACTGGCCACGGGCGAGTTCATCGAGGAGCAGATCTTCAACTGGACGTACACCGACGAGCAGCGTGCCAAGGAAAAGTTCGCCGCCAAGAATCCCGGCAAGTGGAACCCCTACGGCGCACTGCCGCAGATGCGCCTGCTGACCTATCAGATGCCGGACGAGTTGCTGGCAATCGCGAGCGCCGGGGAGTTCGATGAATTCGATCTCAACGAGTTTTTCGCCGCGTCCGGCACAGGCAAAAGCGCGCAGTTCAAGCACAAGAGCGATGTGCAGAAGTGGCTAGAGATCATCCGAGGCTCGTACACGCCGCAGGTTGCCGAGCACCTCAAGACCGGAACACGGCCGCCGTTTCCGTACTCGGACATCCGCCTGTTGCCGTACCTTCAGCACGCGTTGTGGTTCCTGCCGAACGTTGCCGCCTGTCACGCGATGGCGAACTTGTTGGCCGAGAAACACAACACATTTTGGCGCGACTATAAGGTCATCATTGCGGCCGGTGCATCGGCGGGCATCGGACTCAGTGCGTTGCCGCCTGTGCGTTCGGCCATTGGGAGCGGTTTTGAGACGAAGACAATCACGCTTTCGTGCGGCAAGCTCACGACCGGCGTGACCGTGCCACATTGGTCATCCATCTTGATGCTCCGTAATCTCAAGTCGCCCGAGACCTATTTTCAGGCCGCGTTCCGCGTGCAGTCGCCATGGTCCATCAAGAACCCCAACGGCGACAATCCGAACGAAGAGGAAATCCTCAAGCCCGTCTGTTTCGTATTCGACTTCGCGCCCACCCGCGCGCTGCGGCAACTCTCCGAGTATGGGATCGGACTCTCGCCAAGCGAGTCGAACCCGGAGAACGCCGTCAAGGATCTCGTTTCGTTTCTGCCAGTGCTGGCCTATGACGGCGCCAATATGACGCAGATTGATGCGGGCGGGATTCTCGATATCGCGATGGCGGGCACTTCGGCCACGCTCCTGGCTCGCAAGTGGGAGTCCGCGCTGCTCGTGAACGTGGACAACGACACCCTGCGCCGCATCCTGGACAATCCCGAGGCGATGGCCGCCGTGGAGCGCATCGAGGGCTGGCGCTCGCTCGGCGACAACATCATCGAGACGATTATTAACAAGAGCGAAAAGGTCAAGGAACTTAAAAACAAGGCCAAGGACACTGACCTGTCTGCGAAACAAAAGAAGCAACTCACCGACGAGGAGAAGGAGTACAAGTCCAAGCGCAAGCTCGTCCAGGAGAAGTTGATCAAGTTCGCCACGCGCATCCCCGCGTTCATGTACCTGACGGACTTCCGTGAGAACAAGCTCCAGGATGTCATCACCAAGCTCGAACCAGACTTGTTTCTTGCCGTCACCGGCCTGACGGTGAAGGACTTCCACCTGCTCGTACGTCTGAGGGTGTTCAACACCGAGCAGATGAATCAGGCCGTCTTCGCCTTCCGCCGGTACGAAGACGCCTCACTCCGCTATACGGGAATCGAGAGTCACGAGGGTCTGTTGCACTACGGGCTCTACGACACCGTGGTGGCGAGGAATTGA
- a CDS encoding type IV toxin-antitoxin system AbiEi family antitoxin domain-containing protein — MEPIAGLGKESRKRLAEIIRGTQGTVSVPQAAKILKLPSSKAAKMLARWAKQGWLSRVRQGLYVPVPLEARTTDVALEDPWLIAERLYSPCYIGGWTAAEYWGLTEQIFRTIIVLTTLKPRNRRPRIRGVEFLLRTIPAKSLFGTKPVWRGQVKVNVADPTRTILDMLADPALGGGSRPTVDVFRNYIGSDKKDTRLLIEYADRLGNGAVFKRLGFIAERVASGEKTLIEACRARLTQGNAKLDPSLPAGRLVSAWRLWIPENWAKAKGRA, encoded by the coding sequence ATGGAACCCATAGCAGGACTCGGCAAGGAATCCCGCAAACGCTTGGCAGAGATTATCCGGGGAACACAGGGGACAGTTTCAGTACCCCAGGCCGCGAAAATCCTGAAGCTGCCTTCCAGCAAGGCGGCCAAGATGCTCGCACGCTGGGCGAAGCAGGGCTGGCTGTCGCGTGTACGGCAGGGTTTGTACGTGCCGGTCCCGCTTGAAGCGCGCACAACCGATGTCGCACTTGAAGATCCGTGGCTCATCGCAGAACGGCTTTATTCACCCTGTTACATCGGCGGTTGGACGGCCGCGGAGTATTGGGGGCTGACCGAGCAGATCTTCCGCACCATCATCGTCCTGACGACACTTAAACCGCGGAACCGCAGACCGAGGATCAGGGGTGTTGAATTCCTGTTGCGTACTATCCCCGCAAAATCCCTGTTCGGCACAAAACCTGTGTGGCGCGGGCAAGTAAAGGTCAATGTCGCTGATCCCACGCGGACCATCTTGGACATGCTGGCCGATCCGGCATTGGGTGGTGGATCGCGCCCGACAGTGGATGTGTTTCGTAACTATATCGGCTCGGATAAGAAGGACACCAGGCTACTGATTGAATATGCGGACCGTCTCGGCAATGGCGCCGTGTTCAAGCGGCTTGGGTTTATCGCCGAACGTGTCGCGTCCGGGGAGAAAACACTGATCGAAGCCTGCCGCGCACGCCTGACGCAAGGTAATGCCAAGCTCGACCCTTCCTTGCCGGCCGGCAGGCTCGTGAGTGCATGGCGGTTGTGGATACCCGAGAACTGGGCGAAGGCGAAGGGGAGAGCTTAG
- a CDS encoding nucleotidyl transferase AbiEii/AbiGii toxin family protein — protein sequence MAVVDTRELGEGEGESLVITRQEIVDLAREFGLNPNVVEKDYVLGWLLAGIFNHAALQPDWVFKGGTCLKKCYFETYRFSEDLDFTLTDAAHIDQPFLVATFTQVVQWIYDHSGIEFPADAMRFEIYENPRGRRAVEGRISYRGPMGRGGDPARVKLDLTDDEVLVLEPVMREVHHPYSDKPPEGIHAQCYSYDEVFAEKIRALAERERPRDLYDVIHLYRHAESRPDRVQLLQTLERKCEFKGIPIPTIASLDNKPERAELEAEWANMLGHQLPQLPPFDQFWRELPEVFDWLHGAPEKATPAPMPVAADVDTTWAPPPMVHAWHAAVPLEVIRFAAANRLCVELGYDGSRRLIEPYSLRRTREGNLLLHAARHESGEPRSYRVDRIESATATRISFVPRYAIELTPTGPLVAPPSAPRSSSLSVSSFGRRGFGGRSKSARSGFGPTYVIECPYCEKKFSRKERNTRLKPHKDKHGYPCPGRTGYLVDTR from the coding sequence ATGGCGGTTGTGGATACCCGAGAACTGGGCGAAGGCGAAGGGGAGAGCTTAGTGATTACTCGACAGGAGATTGTGGACTTGGCCAGAGAGTTTGGCCTTAATCCCAATGTCGTTGAGAAGGATTACGTCCTCGGTTGGCTGCTCGCCGGTATTTTCAATCATGCCGCGCTGCAACCGGATTGGGTCTTTAAGGGCGGGACATGTCTGAAGAAGTGTTATTTCGAGACATATCGTTTCTCGGAAGACCTGGATTTCACGCTTACCGATGCGGCGCACATCGATCAGCCATTCCTGGTGGCGACGTTTACTCAAGTCGTGCAGTGGATATACGACCACTCCGGCATAGAGTTTCCTGCGGATGCAATGCGTTTCGAAATTTATGAGAATCCCCGTGGTCGCCGCGCCGTTGAGGGTCGGATAAGTTATCGTGGCCCGATGGGCCGTGGCGGTGATCCGGCAAGAGTGAAGCTGGATTTAACGGATGACGAGGTGCTGGTCCTGGAACCGGTGATGCGGGAAGTGCACCACCCATACTCGGACAAGCCACCCGAGGGCATACATGCCCAATGCTACAGCTACGACGAGGTTTTTGCTGAAAAGATACGCGCATTGGCGGAACGCGAGCGGCCTCGCGATTTATATGATGTGATTCATCTGTACCGCCACGCCGAATCAAGGCCGGACCGCGTACAGCTACTGCAAACACTCGAACGAAAATGTGAGTTCAAAGGAATTCCCATACCAACGATCGCCAGCCTGGATAACAAACCTGAACGCGCGGAATTGGAGGCAGAGTGGGCAAATATGCTCGGTCACCAGCTTCCGCAGTTGCCACCGTTCGATCAATTTTGGCGGGAATTGCCGGAGGTGTTCGACTGGTTACACGGCGCGCCAGAAAAGGCCACGCCTGCGCCAATGCCGGTGGCGGCCGATGTCGATACCACATGGGCGCCGCCGCCGATGGTGCACGCCTGGCACGCGGCCGTGCCATTGGAAGTGATACGCTTCGCGGCGGCGAACAGGCTGTGCGTTGAGCTTGGCTACGATGGCAGTCGCCGGCTAATTGAACCTTATTCGCTGCGAAGAACACGAGAGGGAAATCTATTATTGCATGCAGCAAGGCACGAAAGCGGAGAACCGCGGTCTTATCGCGTTGATCGGATAGAGAGCGCGACCGCTACGCGGATTTCCTTCGTTCCCAGATATGCGATTGAGCTGACGCCAACAGGGCCGCTCGTCGCACCTCCGAGCGCGCCGCGGTCATCCAGCTTGAGCGTGTCTAGTTTTGGGCGAAGAGGATTCGGAGGTAGGTCGAAATCCGCCCGCTCCGGATTCGGGCCAACCTACGTTATCGAGTGCCCATACTGTGAAAAGAAGTTCTCACGTAAGGAGCGCAACACACGCCTAAAGCCGCACAAGGACAAGCACGGTTACCCGTGCCCTGGGCGTACTGGTTATCTGGTGGACACGCGGTAA